Proteins encoded within one genomic window of Pongo pygmaeus isolate AG05252 chromosome 18, NHGRI_mPonPyg2-v2.0_pri, whole genome shotgun sequence:
- the C1QTNF8 gene encoding complement C1q tumor necrosis factor-related protein 8 — protein MAAPALLLLALLLPAGAWPGLPRRPCVHCCRPAWPPGPYARVNDRDLWRGDLWRGLPRVRPTIDIEILKGEKGEAGVRGRAGRSGKEGPPGARGLQGRKGQKGQVGPPGAPCQRAYAAFSVGRREGLHSSDHFQAVPFDTELVNLDGAFDLAAGRFLCTVPGVYFLSLNVHTWNYKETYLHIMLNRRPAAVLYAQPSERSVMQAQSLMLLLAAGDAVWVRMFQRDQDNAIYGEHGDLYITFSGHLVKPAAEL, from the exons atggcagcCCCCGCCCTGCTGCTCCTGGCACTGCTGCTGCCCGCGGGGGCCTGGCCCGGGCTGCCCAGGAGGCCCTGTGTGCACTGCTGCCGCCCGGCCTGGCCCCCTGGACCCTATGCCCGGGTGAATGACAGGGACCTGTGGAGGGGGGACCTGTGGAGGGGGCTGCCTCGAGTACGGCCCACCATAGACATCGAAATCCTCAAAG GTGAGAAGGGCGAGGCCGGCGTCCGAGGTCGTGCCGGCAGGAGCGGGAAAGAGGGGCCGCCGGGCGCCCGGGGCCTGCAGGGCCGCAAAGGCCAGAAGGGGCAGGTGGGGCCGCCGGGCGCCCCGTGCCAGCGCGCCTACGCGGCCTTCTCCGTGGGCCGGCGCGAGGGCCTGCACAGCTCCGACCACTTCCAGGCGGTGCCCTTCGACACGGAGCTGGTGAACCTGGACGGCGCCTTCGACCTGGCCGCGGGCCGCTTCCTCTGCACGGTGCCCGGCGTCTACTTCCTCAGCCTCAACGTGCACACCTGGAACTACAAGGAGACCTACCTGCACATCATGCTGAACCGGCGGCCCGCGGCCGTGCTCTACGCGCAGCCCAGCGAGCGCAGCGTCATGCAGGCCCAGAGCCTGATGCTGCTGCTGGCCGCGGGCGACGCCGTCTGGGTGCGCATGTTCCAGCGCGACCAGGACAACGCCATCTACGGCGAGCACGGAGACCTCTACATCACCTTCAGCGGCCACCTGGTCAAGCCGGCCGCCGAGCTGTAG